One genomic segment of Bradyrhizobium diazoefficiens includes these proteins:
- a CDS encoding ATP-binding protein, giving the protein MIRSLRGRLFISLTAVVLLTGLVGGVFAHRWAFDEAIETQDSVLIQIADLVQSGGFTGAQDLHGVDEDAEVWLMELTKIPQGTSEERQLWRLQDGIRDATRKGKPVRLVLRTRSDGSRFAVAQSTGVRDEIAGDMAFRTVLPIAALIPCLMLVIAFVIAQSLRPMVRLADELDARPADDMTPLPLRGLPSELNPFVASINGLFRRVHEMMEQQRRFIADAAHELRTPLTALSLQAENLDQVELPPAARERLAVLRQGMARSKHLLEQLLALARHDAASPDRARWEVVGLDQAARGVVADLLREAASRGVDLGFERAESVPVRGEPMMLAAVIRNLVDNALRFTPAGGSIDVAIHQEGATGVLRVGDTGPGVPPEEIGRIFEPFFRGQRPEGDGVGLGLSIVKRIVDRLGGSIEAVNIVEPGRTGLRVVVRLPAAAT; this is encoded by the coding sequence ATGATCAGGTCGCTGCGCGGCCGGCTGTTCATCAGCTTGACGGCGGTCGTGCTGTTGACCGGTCTCGTGGGCGGCGTCTTTGCGCATCGCTGGGCATTCGACGAAGCCATCGAGACGCAGGACTCGGTGCTGATCCAGATCGCGGACCTCGTTCAGAGCGGCGGTTTCACCGGCGCTCAAGACCTTCATGGGGTGGATGAGGATGCCGAGGTGTGGCTGATGGAATTGACGAAGATCCCGCAAGGTACCTCCGAGGAGCGTCAGTTGTGGCGGCTTCAGGACGGGATTCGCGATGCGACGCGGAAGGGAAAGCCGGTCCGCCTAGTGCTGCGGACGCGGTCCGACGGCAGCCGTTTTGCGGTGGCGCAGAGCACGGGGGTTCGGGACGAGATCGCGGGCGACATGGCGTTCCGGACCGTGCTTCCGATCGCAGCGCTGATCCCCTGCCTGATGCTGGTGATCGCCTTTGTCATTGCCCAATCGCTCCGCCCGATGGTGCGACTGGCTGACGAACTCGACGCCAGGCCCGCCGATGACATGACGCCGCTGCCACTGCGCGGCCTCCCGAGCGAACTCAATCCATTCGTCGCTTCGATCAACGGATTGTTCCGGCGCGTGCACGAAATGATGGAGCAGCAGCGCAGGTTCATCGCCGATGCCGCGCACGAGCTGCGGACGCCCTTGACGGCGCTGAGTTTGCAGGCCGAGAATCTCGATCAGGTCGAGCTGCCGCCAGCGGCGCGCGAACGCCTTGCGGTGCTCCGGCAGGGCATGGCCCGCAGCAAGCATCTTCTGGAACAGCTGCTTGCGCTGGCACGGCATGACGCCGCGTCACCCGATCGCGCGCGATGGGAGGTCGTGGGGCTCGACCAGGCGGCGAGGGGCGTTGTCGCCGATCTCTTGCGGGAGGCGGCGAGTCGCGGCGTCGATCTCGGCTTCGAACGAGCCGAGTCTGTTCCGGTGCGCGGCGAGCCGATGATGCTCGCCGCCGTGATCCGCAATCTCGTCGACAACGCGCTCCGTTTCACGCCAGCGGGCGGCAGCATCGATGTGGCCATTCACCAGGAGGGCGCGACCGGCGTTCTCCGTGTCGGGGACACCGGGCCGGGCGTTCCCCCAGAAGAGATCGGCCGGATTTTCGAGCCGTTCTTCCGCGGTCAACGTCCGGAAGGCGATGGCGTCGGTCTTGGCCTTTCGATCGTCAAACGGATCGTCGATCGGCTCGGCGGGTCCATTGAAGCCGTGAACATCGTCGAACCCGGGCGAACCGGACTGCGGGTCGTCGTCAGACTGCCCGCGGCGGCGACCTGA
- a CDS encoding aldehyde dehydrogenase family protein, translating to MSVAYDFAHSPATEFMARPQHLLIDGRRVPASSSRTFKSINPATGQVIATIAEGGEADVEHAVAAARRAFEGPWRTMRASERGQILLRWADLLKRNADEIIELESIDAGKPISATMRQDFPAAVDTLTYYAGWTDKISGEVVPVRDDALTYTVREPVGVVAAIVPWNFPLMIGMWKLAPALACGCTIVMKPAELTSLSALRIAELALEAGLPAGVFNVVTGPGRVVGDALVNHPDVDKVTFTGSPGVGRGIMKAAASNFKRVSLELGGKSANVIFDDADLEAASKAAASGIFFNAGQVCSAGSRVLVQEKAYDEVVERLAARAKSIRIGDPLNRKTALGPVISEKQMKSILDYVDIGRKEGARLVTGGTRIGDRGYFISPTVFADVAHEMRISQEEIFGPVVSVIKFKDEADALRIANDTAYSLAAGVWSRDIGRLQRFAKRARAGTVWMNTYGYTDVRLPWGGERDSGLGREHGTAALDNFTEPKAVWMNLAV from the coding sequence ATGTCTGTTGCATATGACTTTGCGCATTCGCCGGCCACCGAATTCATGGCGCGGCCGCAGCATCTGCTCATCGACGGCCGTCGCGTGCCCGCGAGCTCCAGCCGCACCTTCAAATCGATCAATCCCGCCACCGGACAGGTCATCGCCACCATCGCCGAAGGCGGCGAGGCCGATGTCGAGCACGCCGTGGCTGCCGCGCGCCGGGCATTCGAAGGTCCGTGGCGCACGATGCGGGCGTCCGAGCGCGGCCAGATCCTGCTGCGCTGGGCCGACCTGCTCAAGCGCAACGCCGATGAGATCATCGAGCTGGAATCGATCGATGCGGGCAAGCCGATCTCCGCGACGATGCGCCAGGACTTTCCGGCGGCCGTCGACACGTTGACCTACTACGCCGGCTGGACCGACAAGATCAGCGGCGAGGTCGTGCCGGTGCGCGACGACGCCCTGACCTATACCGTGCGTGAGCCGGTCGGCGTGGTCGCGGCGATCGTACCGTGGAACTTCCCGCTGATGATCGGGATGTGGAAGCTTGCGCCGGCACTGGCCTGCGGCTGCACCATCGTGATGAAACCGGCCGAGCTGACCTCGCTGTCGGCGCTGCGCATCGCCGAGCTTGCGCTCGAAGCGGGCCTGCCGGCGGGCGTCTTCAACGTCGTCACCGGTCCCGGCCGCGTTGTCGGCGACGCGCTGGTCAATCATCCTGATGTAGACAAGGTCACCTTCACCGGCTCGCCCGGGGTGGGGCGCGGAATCATGAAGGCCGCGGCGAGCAACTTCAAGCGCGTCTCGCTCGAGCTCGGCGGCAAATCGGCCAATGTCATTTTCGACGATGCCGACCTCGAGGCGGCCAGCAAGGCTGCGGCCTCCGGTATCTTCTTCAATGCCGGCCAGGTCTGCTCGGCCGGTTCGCGCGTGTTGGTGCAGGAGAAGGCCTATGACGAGGTCGTCGAGCGGCTCGCCGCGCGCGCCAAGTCGATCAGGATCGGCGATCCGCTCAATCGCAAGACCGCGCTCGGGCCCGTCATCTCCGAGAAGCAGATGAAGTCGATTCTCGACTACGTCGACATCGGCCGGAAGGAGGGCGCGAGGCTCGTCACCGGCGGGACGCGTATCGGCGACCGCGGCTATTTCATCAGCCCGACCGTGTTCGCCGATGTCGCGCACGAGATGCGGATCTCGCAGGAGGAGATCTTTGGGCCCGTGGTCAGCGTCATCAAGTTCAAGGACGAGGCTGATGCCTTGCGGATCGCTAACGACACGGCCTACAGCCTCGCCGCCGGCGTCTGGAGCCGCGACATCGGCAGGCTGCAGCGTTTCGCCAAGCGGGCGCGGGCGGGCACGGTCTGGATGAACACCTATGGCTATACCGATGTACGCCTGCCCTGGGGCGGCGAGCGCGACTCCGGCCTCGGCCGCGAGCATGGCACCGCCGCGCTCGACAATTTCACCGAGCCGAAGGCGGTGTGGATGAACTTGGCCGTCTGA
- a CDS encoding COG4705 family protein, translating into MKDHAKSSIVSESKVPEVTLGFWIVKIAATTLGETGGDTVTMTLNWGYLAGTCLFLAAMIVLVAAQVRARKFHPALYWATIVASTTFGTTMADFADRSLGIGYTGGSTLLLTCLVLALGLWYRTEGTISVDSVNTPRVETFYWAAITFSQTLGTALGDWIADTGNMGYRGGALIFAAGLAAIAALYFWTRVSRVALFWGAFVLTRPLGATVGDFLDKPLDHGGLALSRPLASAAIAIFMLLCLVLIPQRAGQHPGQRERPSKPEQQVEGPGLADDRRQ; encoded by the coding sequence ATGAAAGATCACGCGAAGAGCAGCATCGTCAGCGAGAGCAAGGTCCCGGAGGTCACGCTCGGTTTCTGGATCGTCAAGATCGCCGCGACGACCCTCGGGGAGACCGGCGGCGACACCGTCACAATGACGCTGAACTGGGGTTATCTTGCAGGGACATGCCTGTTCCTGGCTGCCATGATCGTCCTGGTCGCAGCGCAAGTCCGCGCGCGGAAATTCCATCCCGCGCTGTATTGGGCGACCATCGTGGCATCGACGACTTTCGGCACCACGATGGCCGACTTCGCCGACCGCTCGCTCGGCATCGGATATACCGGCGGTTCGACGCTGCTTCTCACCTGCCTCGTGCTGGCGCTCGGCCTCTGGTATCGCACCGAGGGAACGATCTCCGTCGATAGCGTCAACACGCCGCGCGTCGAGACCTTCTATTGGGCCGCGATCACCTTTTCACAGACGCTGGGCACTGCACTCGGCGACTGGATCGCCGATACCGGCAACATGGGCTACCGGGGCGGCGCGCTGATCTTCGCGGCCGGGTTGGCCGCCATTGCGGCGCTCTACTTCTGGACCCGCGTCTCGCGCGTCGCGCTGTTCTGGGGGGCCTTCGTCCTGACGCGCCCACTCGGCGCCACCGTCGGCGACTTCCTCGACAAACCACTCGATCATGGCGGCTTGGCCCTGAGCCGGCCGCTGGCCTCTGCGGCGATCGCAATTTTCATGCTGCTGTGCCTGGTCTTGATCCCTCAACGTGCGGGACAGCATCCCGGACAGCGTGAACGGCCGAGCAAACCTGAGCAGCAGGTGGAGGGCCCTGGCTTAGCGGATGACCGTCGCCAGTGA
- a CDS encoding response regulator transcription factor, whose product MVGAAVELALKDAAYAVDWVRDGETALLAAASECYEVLLLDLGLPNADGRDILRRLRADGRKLPVIVVTARDAIDDRIQGLDLGADDYLVKPFEIRELLARMRAVLRREGSGAPAVLGNGRLSLDPATREASQDGQTAILTAREFALLQALLIRPGTILSRSELERQLYGWNEEVESNAVEFLIHAIRKKLGPEAIRNVRGMGWMVDRAP is encoded by the coding sequence ATGGTTGGCGCCGCCGTCGAGCTGGCGCTGAAGGACGCCGCCTACGCCGTCGACTGGGTGAGAGATGGCGAGACCGCACTGCTTGCCGCGGCGAGCGAGTGCTATGAAGTGCTGCTGCTCGACCTTGGTCTGCCGAACGCGGACGGCCGCGACATATTGCGGCGGCTGCGCGCCGATGGTCGCAAGCTTCCCGTCATCGTCGTGACCGCGCGCGACGCGATCGACGACAGGATCCAAGGCCTCGATCTCGGCGCCGACGACTACCTCGTCAAGCCGTTCGAGATCCGCGAATTGCTGGCGCGCATGCGCGCGGTGCTTCGCCGCGAAGGCAGTGGCGCCCCCGCTGTCCTCGGCAACGGCAGGCTCAGTCTCGATCCGGCGACTCGCGAGGCCTCGCAGGATGGCCAGACGGCCATCCTGACCGCGCGCGAGTTCGCTCTGCTCCAGGCCTTGCTCATACGGCCCGGCACCATTCTGTCGCGGAGCGAGCTCGAGCGGCAGCTTTACGGATGGAACGAGGAGGTCGAAAGCAACGCGGTCGAGTTTCTGATCCATGCCATCCGCAAGAAGCTTGGTCCGGAGGCGATCCGCAACGTGCGCGGGATGGGGTGGATGGTGGATCGCGCGCCATGA
- a CDS encoding DUF2865 domain-containing protein: protein MADMPEFLSLSRARPLLACTVLLGTVVLATGAFAQAGPPGPPPQPSQNGLGPNPMCSRLEGQLAALDRGGGGDPAREDQIRRYQESQSRQQAELDRVTMQAKRMGCDSSGFFSLFNGQSAQCGPVNTQIQQMRANLDQITGNLERLRGGGPGGFSPERDNQRRSVLAALAQNNCGPQYANAAQSQGGGNFLTNLFGGGNNANNPQGVPPADLGPQSGTYRTVCVRTCDGAYFPISFATVPARFPDDEKTCKALCPAAEAVLYTHRNPGEDMNSAVSIGGQPYTALPTAFKFRSEFNPSCSCKAAGQTWADALKSVDDKAAAEQQGDIIVTEESARKMQQQRLGKGAPANSKKGAAPAPTTATAPAATPPADAAPTSSSENKPIRSVGPSFLPQQQK, encoded by the coding sequence ATGGCGGATATGCCTGAATTTCTGTCTCTCTCCCGTGCCCGCCCCCTCCTTGCCTGCACCGTGCTCCTCGGCACCGTCGTGCTCGCCACCGGCGCTTTCGCGCAGGCCGGCCCGCCTGGTCCACCGCCGCAGCCAAGCCAGAACGGGCTCGGGCCGAACCCGATGTGCTCACGGCTGGAAGGCCAGCTCGCCGCGCTCGACCGCGGCGGCGGTGGTGACCCCGCGCGCGAAGACCAGATCCGCCGCTACCAGGAATCCCAGAGCCGGCAGCAGGCCGAGCTGGACCGCGTCACCATGCAAGCCAAGCGCATGGGCTGCGATTCCTCCGGCTTCTTCTCGCTGTTCAACGGCCAGTCGGCGCAATGCGGTCCGGTCAACACCCAGATCCAGCAGATGCGCGCCAATCTGGATCAGATCACCGGCAATCTCGAGCGCCTGCGCGGCGGCGGCCCCGGCGGCTTCAGCCCGGAGCGCGACAATCAGCGCCGCTCGGTGCTGGCGGCGCTGGCGCAGAACAATTGCGGCCCGCAATACGCCAATGCTGCGCAGTCGCAAGGTGGCGGCAACTTCCTGACCAATCTGTTCGGCGGTGGCAACAACGCCAACAATCCGCAAGGCGTGCCGCCCGCCGATCTCGGCCCGCAGTCCGGCACCTATCGCACCGTGTGCGTGCGCACCTGCGACGGCGCCTATTTCCCGATCTCGTTTGCCACCGTGCCGGCGCGCTTTCCCGACGACGAGAAGACCTGCAAGGCGCTCTGCCCGGCCGCGGAAGCCGTGCTCTACACCCATCGCAATCCCGGCGAGGACATGAACTCGGCGGTCTCCATCGGCGGCCAGCCCTACACGGCGCTGCCGACCGCGTTCAAATTCCGCAGCGAGTTCAACCCGTCCTGCTCCTGCAAGGCCGCGGGCCAGACCTGGGCCGACGCGCTGAAATCAGTCGACGACAAGGCCGCGGCCGAGCAGCAGGGTGACATCATCGTCACCGAGGAAAGCGCCAGGAAGATGCAGCAGCAGCGGCTCGGCAAGGGCGCGCCTGCCAATAGCAAGAAGGGCGCCGCTCCCGCGCCAACGACGGCGACTGCACCGGCTGCGACGCCCCCTGCGGATGCGGCCCCCACGTCCTCGTCGGAGAACAAGCCGATCCGCTCGGTCGGCCCGAGCTTCCTGCCGCAGCAGCAGAAGTAA
- a CDS encoding NAD+ synthase, protein MTERLITFAVTLAQLNPTMGDIEGNAAKVRAARAQAAADGADLVLFPELFIAGYPPEDLVQKSAFQAACRVAIESLARETADGGPAMLVGTPWIEDGRLYNACALLDGGRIAALRFKCNLPNYGVFDEKRLFVRGPAAGPVTVRGVRIGVPICEDIWLEESEDYENVVETLAETGAEIILVPNGSPYARDKNDVRLSVAVARVTESGLPLVYLNQVCGQDELVFDGASFALNGDLSLAVQLPAFEESITTLRFTRHGDDWRCTGPIAELPEGDKADYAACVLGLRDYVGKNGFPGVLLGISGGIDSALCAAIAVDALGADQVHGVMLPYRYTAAHSIADAGELAGHLGIRYEVLPIAEAVTGFETILSDIFKNLPPDITEENLQARTRGTLLMAISNKTGLMVVTTGNKSEMSVGYATLYGDMNGGFNPVKDIYKTQVFRLASLRNGWKPDGALGPAGEVIPPDIITRPPTAELRENQRDEDSLPPYEVLDAILERLVEREEPLDQIIAAGFDRDTVTRIDHLLNIAEYKRRQAAPGVKVTARNFGRDRRYPITNRFRDKGEGLPAPDETLVSRGSRASIDAFEG, encoded by the coding sequence ATGACCGAGCGTCTCATCACATTCGCGGTCACGCTCGCCCAACTCAATCCGACCATGGGCGATATCGAAGGCAACGCTGCCAAGGTTCGCGCCGCGCGTGCGCAGGCAGCTGCCGACGGCGCCGATCTCGTGCTATTTCCCGAGCTGTTCATCGCCGGCTATCCGCCGGAAGACCTGGTGCAGAAGTCGGCCTTCCAGGCCGCCTGCCGCGTGGCGATCGAAAGCCTCGCGCGCGAGACCGCCGATGGCGGGCCGGCCATGCTGGTCGGCACGCCCTGGATCGAGGACGGCAGGCTTTACAATGCCTGCGCGCTGCTCGACGGCGGCCGCATCGCCGCGCTTCGCTTCAAATGCAATCTGCCGAATTACGGCGTGTTCGACGAGAAGCGGCTGTTTGTACGCGGACCCGCCGCCGGCCCGGTGACGGTGCGTGGCGTGCGCATCGGCGTGCCGATCTGCGAGGACATCTGGCTGGAGGAATCCGAGGACTACGAGAACGTGGTCGAGACGCTGGCCGAGACCGGCGCCGAGATCATCCTGGTGCCGAACGGCTCGCCCTACGCCCGCGACAAGAACGACGTGCGCCTGTCGGTCGCGGTGGCCCGGGTGACCGAAAGTGGTTTGCCATTGGTCTATCTCAACCAGGTCTGCGGCCAGGACGAGCTGGTGTTCGACGGTGCCTCCTTCGCGCTTAACGGCGATCTCTCGCTCGCCGTGCAACTGCCGGCGTTCGAGGAGAGCATCACGACGTTGCGCTTCACGCGTCATGGCGATGATTGGCGCTGCACGGGGCCGATCGCCGAGCTGCCCGAGGGCGACAAGGCCGACTACGCCGCCTGCGTGCTGGGCCTGCGCGACTACGTCGGCAAGAACGGTTTTCCCGGCGTGCTGCTCGGCATTTCCGGCGGCATCGACTCCGCGCTCTGCGCAGCGATCGCGGTCGATGCGCTCGGCGCCGACCAGGTACATGGGGTGATGCTGCCTTATCGCTACACCGCAGCACATTCGATTGCCGACGCCGGCGAGCTCGCCGGCCATCTCGGCATCCGCTACGAGGTGCTGCCGATCGCGGAAGCCGTGACCGGGTTCGAGACCATCCTGTCCGACATCTTCAAGAACCTGCCGCCAGATATCACCGAGGAAAATCTTCAGGCCCGCACCCGCGGCACGCTGCTGATGGCGATCTCCAACAAGACCGGCCTGATGGTGGTGACCACAGGCAACAAATCGGAAATGTCAGTCGGCTACGCCACGCTCTATGGCGACATGAACGGCGGCTTCAATCCGGTCAAGGACATCTACAAGACGCAAGTGTTCCGCTTGGCGAGTTTGCGCAACGGCTGGAAGCCGGATGGTGCGCTCGGGCCGGCGGGCGAGGTGATCCCGCCCGACATCATCACGCGTCCGCCGACGGCGGAGCTGCGCGAGAACCAGCGTGACGAGGACTCGTTGCCGCCCTACGAGGTGCTCGATGCGATTCTCGAGCGCCTGGTCGAACGCGAGGAGCCGCTCGACCAGATCATCGCCGCCGGCTTCGACCGCGACACCGTCACCCGGATCGACCATCTCCTCAACATCGCCGAATACAAGCGCCGCCAGGCCGCCCCCGGCGTGAAGGTGACGGCGAGAAATTTCGGCCGCGACCGCCGCTATCCCATCACCAACCGCTTTCGCGACAAGGGTGAGGGGCTGCCCGCACCGGACGAGACGCTGGTGTCGCGCGGGAGCCGGGCGTCGATCGACGCGTTCGAGGGATAG
- a CDS encoding COG4705 family protein encodes MLNKVPEVTAIFWAIKVLSTTVGETGADYLAVHVGLGASLTAICMSGLLAAALLLQLSRRACVPWIYWLTVVLVSVVGTQLTDLLTDKLDVSLYVSTSAFACALAATFSVWYGVERTLSISSIVTTRRELFYWSAILFTFALGTAAGDLATEALGLGFQLGVVAFGALIAAVAIALYVGVNPVLTFWLAYILTRPLGASLGDLLSQSRDYGGMGLGMIQTSIAFLTLIVGLVAWVTFESEDARRPDPTR; translated from the coding sequence ATGCTGAACAAGGTTCCGGAGGTCACCGCGATCTTCTGGGCCATCAAGGTACTCTCAACCACGGTCGGCGAGACTGGCGCCGACTATCTCGCGGTGCATGTCGGCCTTGGTGCCAGCCTGACCGCGATCTGCATGAGCGGCCTGCTGGCCGCCGCGCTGCTTCTGCAACTGAGCCGGCGCGCCTGTGTGCCCTGGATCTACTGGCTCACCGTCGTCCTCGTCAGCGTCGTCGGCACGCAGCTCACCGATCTCCTGACGGACAAGCTCGATGTCAGCCTCTATGTCAGCACCTCGGCATTCGCGTGCGCGCTCGCGGCGACATTTTCAGTCTGGTACGGCGTCGAGCGCACGCTGTCGATAAGTTCGATCGTCACGACGCGACGCGAGCTGTTCTACTGGAGCGCAATCCTGTTCACCTTCGCGCTCGGCACCGCCGCCGGCGATCTCGCCACCGAAGCGCTCGGCCTCGGCTTCCAGCTCGGCGTCGTCGCATTCGGAGCGCTGATCGCGGCGGTGGCGATCGCCCTCTACGTCGGCGTCAACCCGGTCCTCACCTTCTGGCTCGCCTACATCCTCACGCGTCCGCTCGGCGCCTCGCTCGGCGATCTGCTGTCGCAATCGCGCGACTATGGCGGAATGGGCCTTGGCATGATCCAGACCAGCATCGCCTTCCTGACCCTGATCGTCGGCCTGGTCGCCTGGGTGACGTTCGAGAGTGAGGACGCGCGCCGGCCCGATCCGACGCGATAG
- a CDS encoding class II 3-deoxy-7-phosphoheptulonate synthase gives MSERWTPESWRSKPVLQVPDYPDAKALADVEAQLATFPPLVFAGEARNLKKALARVAAGEAFLLQGGDCAESFAEHGANNIRDFFRVLLQMAVVLTYAGAVPVVKVGRIAGQFAKPRSSPTEKVGDVELPSYRGDIVNDIAFTREARVPDPQRQLMAYRQSAATLNLLRAFATGGFANLGSVHQWMLGFLKDSPQSRRYKELADRISDALNFMRACGLDLESHPELRATDFYTSHEALLLGYEQAMTRVDSTTGDWYATSGHMIWIGDRTRQLDHGHIEYFRGIKNPIGLKCGPSLKPDELLKLIDVLNPDNEPGRLTLIGRFGADKVGEHLPNMIRAVQREGRVVVWSCDPMHGNTITSTSGYKTRPFDRILSEVKSFFAIHAAEGTHAGGVHLEMTGQDVTECLGGARAITDEDLNDRYHTVCDPRLNAEQSIDMAFLVAELLKQERAGKVKPMPVAAGL, from the coding sequence ATGTCCGAGCGGTGGACGCCCGAGTCCTGGCGCAGCAAGCCGGTGCTACAGGTGCCCGATTATCCCGACGCCAAGGCCTTGGCCGACGTCGAGGCGCAGCTTGCGACCTTTCCGCCGCTGGTGTTCGCGGGCGAGGCGCGCAACCTGAAGAAGGCGTTGGCCCGTGTTGCGGCGGGTGAGGCCTTCCTGCTCCAGGGCGGCGACTGCGCCGAGAGCTTTGCCGAGCACGGCGCCAACAACATCCGCGATTTCTTCCGCGTGCTCTTGCAGATGGCGGTGGTGCTGACCTATGCCGGCGCCGTCCCGGTGGTGAAGGTCGGCCGTATCGCCGGCCAGTTCGCCAAGCCGCGCTCGTCGCCGACCGAGAAAGTCGGCGATGTCGAGCTGCCGAGCTATCGCGGCGACATCGTCAACGATATCGCCTTCACCAGGGAAGCGCGCGTGCCCGATCCGCAGCGCCAGCTGATGGCCTATCGCCAGTCGGCCGCAACGCTGAACCTGCTTCGGGCGTTTGCGACCGGCGGTTTCGCCAATCTCGGCAGCGTGCATCAATGGATGCTCGGCTTCCTCAAGGACTCGCCGCAGTCCCGCCGCTACAAGGAATTGGCCGACCGCATCTCGGACGCGCTGAACTTCATGCGCGCCTGCGGCCTCGATCTGGAGAGCCATCCCGAGCTGCGCGCCACCGACTTCTACACCAGCCACGAGGCGCTGCTGCTCGGCTACGAGCAGGCCATGACCCGGGTCGATTCGACCACCGGCGACTGGTACGCGACCTCGGGCCACATGATCTGGATCGGCGACCGCACCCGCCAGCTTGACCACGGCCATATCGAATATTTCCGCGGTATCAAGAACCCGATCGGCCTGAAATGCGGCCCCTCGCTCAAGCCCGACGAACTGCTGAAGCTGATCGACGTGCTCAATCCCGACAACGAGCCGGGCCGGCTGACGCTGATCGGCCGTTTCGGTGCCGACAAGGTCGGCGAGCATCTGCCGAACATGATTCGCGCGGTGCAGCGCGAGGGCAGGGTGGTGGTCTGGTCGTGCGATCCCATGCACGGCAATACCATCACCTCGACATCGGGCTACAAGACACGGCCGTTCGACCGCATCCTGTCGGAAGTGAAGTCGTTCTTCGCGATCCATGCCGCCGAGGGCACCCATGCCGGGGGCGTGCATCTGGAGATGACCGGCCAGGACGTCACCGAATGCCTCGGCGGCGCCCGCGCGATTACGGACGAGGATCTCAACGATCGCTACCACACGGTCTGCGATCCGCGCCTCAATGCTGAGCAGTCCATCGACATGGCTTTCCTGGTCGCAGAGCTGCTCAAGCAGGAACGCGCCGGGAAGGTGAAGCCGATGCCGGTCGCAGCGGGACTCTAG
- a CDS encoding diacylglycerol kinase — protein MLRIWKATINSRNGMAFAFRSEQAIREEIFALILSVPVAWFVAASAMRAVELVCAVAFVLVVELLNTAIEKLADRLTMDHDKQIGRVKDMGSAAVGVALLMAGAFWIIAIIERLGFL, from the coding sequence TTGCTGCGCATCTGGAAGGCCACGATCAATTCCCGCAACGGAATGGCCTTTGCCTTCCGCTCGGAACAGGCCATCCGCGAGGAAATCTTTGCGCTGATCCTGTCGGTGCCCGTGGCGTGGTTCGTTGCCGCGAGCGCGATGCGCGCGGTCGAACTGGTCTGTGCAGTTGCTTTCGTGCTGGTCGTCGAGCTGCTCAACACCGCGATCGAGAAGCTCGCCGACCGCCTGACCATGGACCACGACAAGCAGATCGGCCGGGTCAAGGACATGGGCTCGGCTGCGGTTGGCGTTGCCCTCTTGATGGCCGGTGCGTTCTGGATCATCGCCATCATCGAGCGATTGGGGTTTCTCTAG
- a CDS encoding alpha/beta hydrolase family protein — MDAARDDVFIDEISFPAADGYALAGTLFLPRGAKRHAVLINSATAVPRKIYKGFASYLAHRGCAVLTYDYRGVGGSRPPAMTGYNQPKSLVGFKASISDWAALDVTAAVRWMRERYHDLPLAYVGHSFGGQALGLIANNTEISRAAFVASQAATWRLMTSPEKYRVYAFMNFVGVPLVHALGYAPGWAGVGEDLPKGVFLQWAEWVSSPRYLFDSKLPALENFAKYKGELRALCFSDDPWATRSAVELLTSGFTAIQPEVLTVKPSDVGAKAIGHFGFFRPDHRDTLWRGVAEWIQGE, encoded by the coding sequence ATGGACGCGGCGCGCGACGACGTTTTCATCGACGAGATCAGCTTCCCGGCGGCCGACGGGTACGCGCTGGCCGGCACCCTGTTCCTGCCGCGCGGCGCCAAGCGCCATGCCGTGCTGATCAATTCGGCCACCGCCGTCCCGCGCAAGATCTACAAGGGCTTTGCCTCCTATCTCGCCCACCGCGGCTGCGCGGTGCTGACTTACGACTATCGGGGCGTCGGCGGCTCCCGCCCGCCAGCGATGACCGGCTACAACCAGCCGAAATCGCTGGTCGGCTTCAAGGCCTCGATATCGGACTGGGCCGCGCTTGACGTCACCGCCGCGGTGCGCTGGATGCGCGAACGCTATCACGACCTGCCGCTGGCCTATGTCGGCCATTCCTTCGGCGGCCAGGCACTCGGGCTGATTGCGAACAATACCGAGATCTCGCGCGCCGCCTTCGTGGCCTCGCAGGCCGCGACCTGGCGGCTGATGACCTCGCCGGAGAAATACCGCGTCTATGCGTTCATGAATTTTGTCGGCGTGCCGTTGGTCCATGCGCTCGGCTATGCGCCGGGCTGGGCCGGCGTCGGCGAAGATCTGCCCAAGGGCGTCTTCCTGCAGTGGGCCGAGTGGGTGTCGAGCCCCCGCTATCTGTTCGATTCAAAGCTGCCGGCGCTGGAGAATTTTGCAAAGTACAAAGGCGAGCTGCGCGCGCTGTGCTTCTCCGACGATCCCTGGGCGACACGCTCCGCAGTCGAGCTGCTCACCAGCGGATTCACTGCGATCCAGCCGGAAGTGCTGACGGTCAAACCATCGGATGTCGGCGCCAAAGCCATCGGCCATTTCGGCTTCTTCCGTCCCGACCACCGCGACACGCTGTGGCGCGGGGTGGCGGAATGGATCCAGGGGGAGTGA